A single genomic interval of Tsukamurella paurometabola harbors:
- a CDS encoding TIGR00266 family protein — protein MQVQLRHNPSFSMARCQLAPNEPMTVESGAMVAHSAGMNLQSQAQGGIMQGLKRSLLSGESFFVSTFTAPQQGGWVDVAGTLPGDIAVLQIQPDRPYYVTRGGWLASSHGVQTTTQFGGAKTFFGGEGAFGLQAAGQGEVLVSCYGAIDVLDLRPGEQVVIDTGHVVAYDLNMQFTMRRAVQGKWIQSMKSGEGMVFEFTGPGRVLLQTRNPRGLEGWVRSVVPSG, from the coding sequence ATGCAGGTACAGCTCCGTCACAATCCGTCGTTCTCGATGGCCCGCTGCCAGCTGGCACCCAACGAGCCCATGACCGTGGAATCGGGCGCCATGGTCGCGCACTCCGCCGGGATGAACCTGCAGTCGCAGGCGCAGGGCGGCATCATGCAGGGCCTCAAGCGCAGCCTGCTCTCGGGAGAGTCCTTCTTCGTCTCCACCTTCACGGCGCCGCAGCAGGGCGGCTGGGTGGACGTCGCGGGCACCCTGCCCGGCGACATCGCCGTGCTGCAGATCCAGCCGGACCGGCCGTACTACGTGACCCGCGGCGGGTGGCTCGCGAGCTCCCACGGCGTGCAGACCACCACGCAGTTCGGCGGCGCGAAGACCTTCTTCGGCGGCGAGGGCGCGTTCGGCCTGCAGGCGGCGGGCCAGGGCGAGGTGCTGGTCTCCTGCTACGGCGCGATCGACGTCCTCGACCTGCGTCCCGGTGAGCAGGTGGTGATCGACACCGGCCACGTCGTGGCCTACGACCTCAACATGCAGTTCACCATGCGCCGCGCCGTGCAGGGGAAGTGGATCCAGTCCATGAAATCGGGCGAGGGAATGGTCTTCGAATTCACCGGCCCCGGCCGCGTGCTGCTGCAGACCCGCAACCCGCGGGGCCTCGAGGGCTGGGTGCGTTCGGTCGTTCCGTCGGGCTGA
- a CDS encoding BCCT family transporter, which yields MATVTNKTGDHRRTTDWVVFGVTGAAVLAFVLWGFLDSDGLKTTTSDVLNWIITDLGWLFLISASFFVLFAVFLAFSRFGRIPLGRDGERPEFKTVSWIAMMFSAGMGIGLMFYGAAEPIYHFVGAPPGMNAHDVAVAMATTMFHWGFHPWAIYAVVGLAIAYSTYRCGRSQLISSVFAPIFNRTGGHGVGGRIIDILAIFATLFGTTASLGLGAAQVGAGLERLGWAEDGSSKLLLVAVIAILTLAFVASAVSGIAKGIQWLSNTNMVLALVLAVFVFVVGPTVFILNLLPTSMGAYAADFMDMSARSAANEPEAGKWLATWTIFYWAWWVSWTPFVGLFLAKISRGRTIREFVIGVMAVPTLVSLVWFAIFGGTAINQEQAGLGISKAENEEVLLFDVLGNLPWPTITAFLVVLLVGIFFVSGADSASIVMGTLSQRGAEEPNRLITIFWGVLTGTVAALLLWVSGDDALTGIKQMAIIAAAPFLVVMIGMCVSLMMDLWHDPLIVAERAHREELGERMRWHANTLAVTDDSTDVLPSEDVPVYSDGEVPEDLYHPPHTGELVTIEVYDADHSGPIEIDPKDDASR from the coding sequence ATGGCTACTGTAACTAATAAGACAGGAGACCATCGCCGGACGACCGACTGGGTCGTTTTCGGTGTGACGGGCGCTGCGGTCCTGGCGTTCGTCCTCTGGGGTTTCCTGGATTCGGACGGGTTGAAGACGACGACCTCCGATGTCCTCAACTGGATCATCACCGATCTGGGCTGGCTGTTCCTCATCTCCGCCAGCTTCTTCGTGCTCTTCGCCGTCTTCCTGGCCTTCTCCCGCTTCGGTCGCATCCCGCTGGGACGCGACGGGGAACGCCCCGAGTTCAAGACCGTCTCGTGGATCGCGATGATGTTCAGCGCCGGTATGGGCATCGGGCTGATGTTCTACGGCGCCGCCGAGCCGATCTACCACTTCGTGGGCGCGCCCCCCGGCATGAACGCGCACGACGTGGCGGTCGCGATGGCGACCACCATGTTCCACTGGGGTTTCCACCCGTGGGCCATCTACGCGGTCGTCGGCCTGGCCATCGCCTACAGCACCTACCGCTGCGGGCGGAGCCAGCTCATCAGCTCGGTGTTCGCGCCGATCTTCAACCGCACCGGCGGGCACGGCGTGGGCGGCCGGATCATCGACATCCTCGCCATCTTCGCCACGCTCTTCGGCACCACCGCCTCGCTGGGCCTCGGTGCCGCGCAGGTGGGCGCGGGCCTCGAGCGCCTCGGCTGGGCCGAGGACGGCTCCAGCAAGCTGCTGCTCGTGGCGGTGATCGCGATCCTGACGCTGGCCTTCGTGGCCTCCGCCGTCTCCGGTATCGCGAAGGGCATCCAGTGGCTCTCCAACACCAACATGGTCCTGGCCCTGGTGCTCGCGGTCTTCGTCTTCGTGGTCGGCCCGACCGTCTTCATCCTGAACCTGCTGCCCACGTCGATGGGCGCGTACGCGGCGGACTTCATGGACATGTCGGCCCGGTCGGCGGCCAACGAGCCCGAGGCCGGCAAGTGGCTCGCCACGTGGACGATCTTCTACTGGGCCTGGTGGGTCAGCTGGACCCCGTTCGTGGGCCTGTTCCTCGCGAAGATCTCGCGCGGCCGCACCATCCGCGAGTTCGTCATCGGCGTCATGGCCGTGCCCACGCTGGTCTCGCTGGTGTGGTTCGCGATCTTCGGCGGCACCGCCATCAACCAGGAGCAGGCGGGCCTCGGCATCAGCAAGGCCGAGAACGAGGAGGTCCTGCTCTTCGACGTCCTCGGCAACCTCCCGTGGCCGACGATCACGGCCTTCCTGGTGGTGCTCCTGGTGGGCATCTTCTTCGTCTCCGGCGCGGACTCCGCGTCGATCGTCATGGGCACGCTCTCGCAGCGCGGCGCGGAGGAGCCGAACCGGCTGATCACCATCTTCTGGGGCGTGCTCACCGGTACCGTTGCGGCGCTGCTGCTCTGGGTGAGCGGCGACGACGCGCTGACCGGTATCAAACAGATGGCCATCATCGCCGCCGCACCGTTCCTCGTGGTGATGATCGGCATGTGCGTCTCCCTGATGATGGACCTGTGGCACGACCCGCTGATCGTGGCGGAGCGCGCGCACCGCGAGGAGCTCGGCGAGCGCATGCGCTGGCACGCCAACACCCTCGCGGTGACCGACGACAGCACCGACGTGCTGCCCTCGGAGGACGTGCCCGTCTACTCCGACGGCGAGGTTCCGGAGGACCTGTACCACCCGCCGCACACCGGCGAGCTGGTCACGATCGAGGTCTACGACGCCGATCACTCCGGGCCGATCGAAATCGATCCCAAGGACGACGCCTCCCGGTAG
- a CDS encoding GNAT family N-acetyltransferase: protein MEPVTGHRIENVSRRTLWMSFGVLARAFADDPVIRWVQPSPRLDRVTFAGIHLASHGAPGASHLLLDGAEPVAAASWDPPGHQPHPLRQVASLPLLAAGISTGLGRGAALVAALEERRPTEPHWYLATLGAALPGRGFGSALLRHGLERVTGPAYLESSNPRNVPLYRRFGFEPLAPIHLPGGPELIPMFRPAR, encoded by the coding sequence ATGGAACCGGTGACCGGACACCGCATCGAGAACGTCTCGCGACGCACGCTGTGGATGTCGTTCGGGGTGCTGGCGCGTGCGTTCGCCGATGATCCGGTGATCCGCTGGGTCCAGCCGTCGCCCCGGCTCGACCGGGTCACGTTCGCCGGCATCCACCTGGCCTCGCACGGCGCCCCGGGCGCGAGCCACCTGCTCCTCGATGGTGCCGAACCGGTCGCCGCCGCCTCCTGGGATCCGCCCGGTCACCAGCCGCACCCGCTGCGGCAGGTCGCCTCCCTGCCGCTGTTGGCCGCGGGGATCTCCACCGGGTTGGGGCGCGGCGCCGCCCTGGTGGCCGCCCTCGAGGAACGCCGGCCGACGGAACCGCACTGGTACCTCGCAACGCTGGGGGCGGCGCTTCCCGGCCGCGGGTTCGGCTCGGCGCTCCTGCGGCACGGTCTCGAGCGGGTGACCGGCCCGGCCTACCTCGAGTCGAGCAATCCCCGGAACGTGCCGCTGTACCGCCGGTTCGGGTTCGAGCCGCTGGCGCCGATCCACCTGCCCGGCGGACCCGAGCTCATCCCGATGTTCCGGCCCGCGCGCTAG
- a CDS encoding carboxylesterase/lipase family protein, protein MTSSVTAETRSGRVRGTVERGVARYLGLPYAAPLDGAGWFLPAVPPAPWQGERDASAFGATVPKPGYQGPVAEILTAEPDFPGAECLNLNVWAPEDADGLPVFVWIHGGAFRNGSGRSGYYDGAAFARDGVVCVTINYRLGALGFLDTGDEHTNLGLRDQIMALEWVRDNIAGFGGDPARVTVAGESAGGMSVGSLLGSPLAQGLFAQAVLQSGAGHHAISRETAQKVTRALADRLGVAPTREGFATVAPRAVVDATTALDAEIQANPDPAAWGELSRNVMIFEPVIDGDVLPQLPIDAIRAGSGAGVRVLVGANADEARFFIVPGGLIDLLPEEALVPTAAKYGLPDPAAAVAAYRAAEPAASPGDLFCRIMADWFFGIPAVRIAEARASAPAATYFYRFDEPSTALGGRLGACHAVELAFAFDNLAADGVTNLTGPSPSQAVADETHRAWVRFSRGEDPGWAPYLPARTVRVFGGEGGTVVDPAPELRALWDGVR, encoded by the coding sequence ATGACCTCCTCCGTCACCGCCGAGACCCGTTCCGGCCGCGTCCGCGGCACCGTCGAGCGGGGTGTGGCCCGCTACCTGGGCCTGCCCTACGCCGCCCCGCTCGACGGTGCGGGCTGGTTCCTGCCCGCCGTTCCGCCCGCCCCGTGGCAGGGCGAACGCGACGCCTCCGCGTTCGGCGCGACGGTGCCCAAGCCGGGCTACCAGGGGCCCGTCGCGGAGATCCTCACGGCCGAGCCGGACTTCCCCGGTGCCGAGTGCCTCAATCTCAACGTATGGGCCCCCGAGGATGCCGACGGCCTGCCGGTGTTCGTGTGGATCCACGGCGGCGCCTTCCGGAACGGCAGCGGCCGCAGCGGCTACTACGACGGGGCCGCCTTCGCCCGCGACGGCGTCGTGTGCGTGACCATCAACTACCGCCTCGGCGCGCTCGGATTCCTCGACACGGGCGACGAGCACACCAATCTCGGCCTGCGCGACCAGATCATGGCCCTCGAATGGGTGCGTGACAACATCGCCGGCTTCGGCGGGGACCCGGCCAGGGTCACCGTCGCGGGGGAGTCCGCGGGCGGCATGAGCGTCGGCTCCCTCCTCGGCTCGCCGCTCGCGCAGGGCCTGTTCGCGCAGGCCGTGCTGCAGAGCGGCGCGGGCCACCACGCGATCAGCCGCGAGACGGCGCAGAAGGTGACCCGCGCCCTCGCCGACCGGCTCGGCGTGGCCCCCACCCGGGAGGGCTTCGCGACGGTCGCCCCGCGCGCCGTCGTCGACGCCACCACGGCGCTCGACGCCGAGATCCAGGCGAACCCGGACCCCGCCGCGTGGGGCGAGCTCTCCCGGAACGTGATGATCTTCGAGCCGGTGATCGACGGCGACGTGCTGCCGCAGCTGCCCATCGACGCGATCCGCGCCGGCTCCGGCGCCGGCGTGCGGGTCCTGGTGGGCGCCAATGCCGACGAGGCCCGCTTCTTCATCGTCCCGGGCGGCCTGATCGACCTCCTGCCCGAGGAGGCGCTCGTCCCCACCGCCGCGAAGTACGGCCTACCCGATCCGGCGGCCGCGGTCGCCGCGTACCGCGCCGCCGAGCCCGCCGCCTCGCCCGGGGACCTGTTCTGCCGCATCATGGCCGACTGGTTCTTCGGCATACCCGCCGTCCGGATCGCCGAGGCCCGCGCGTCGGCACCGGCCGCGACCTACTTCTACCGCTTCGACGAGCCGTCGACCGCGCTCGGCGGACGCCTCGGCGCCTGCCACGCCGTCGAGCTCGCCTTCGCCTTCGACAACCTTGCGGCCGACGGCGTCACCAACCTGACCGGTCCGTCGCCCTCGCAGGCCGTCGCCGACGAGACCCACCGCGCCTGGGTGCGTTTCAGTCGCGGCGAGGACCCGGGCTGGGCGCCGTACCTGCCCGCCCGCACCGTCCGGGTGTTCGGTGGGGAGGGCGGCACCGTCGTCGATCCGGCGCCGGAGCTGCGCGCGCTGTGGGACGGGGTGCGCTGA
- a CDS encoding arabinosyltransferase domain-containing protein, producing MSSENSTAPATVPPEQRYGKWRIVAAVAGLLGFVLAILTPFLPVKETTTALHWPQNGRISNVEAPLVSYTPVRLDVSLPCSVVDGLPAAGGTLLRTLPEDGPRPGLQGLVIRADARNVIIADRDVALATASRADVARAGTGCAIRFVSTPETTTAEFTGMPEGSQTSNQLSNTVADPNLRPQIAGFYTDLPASTPVAGIDVKTQVDTRFVTTPSTIKLIAIVVGIASMLLSLVALGFVDMRDGRGHIRFMPQGWLRPRPVDFTVIAVLGVWWLIGPNTSDDGYQITMATQTKFSGYMINYFRSFGVPENPVGWNDYLFTAISYVTTAAPAMRLPGLVLGLLTWLVISREMIPRLGRAVRNNPAALWAGAGGFLLIWLPLNNGLRPEPAVVFFSLLTWVSVERAIATGRMLPVAIAVPCAALCVGAAPGGLIAVAALLAASRQIITRIVKRRERDGLLPMIAPILASGMAYLFYAFFTPTFSALREAISVKTVTGPTLDWYEEGVRYYYLMLETEDGSAVRRIGVLTAFLCLLTVLTFMLRRRRPAGISAGPVWRLMAVFFATVVLLAFTPTKWTHHLGLFAGYAAGIAAVAATLTMAPMMRSKRNRVFFAAAALFVAAISFAARVGYYWVGTYGIPWNTMPPQLFGLEISWLLFFASVLTALYGLWLHYRRDYAPEPTKPRGRTLPTLAILTMLMVLFDIGTMAKGAYAQRGSFSWTASNARALQGNTCSMADYVLMETDPNAGQLRPAPRPDGSVPSAAQALAGKSTGFSPTGIPGWLSPVKSNPGHNTDVTNTDVPETVGGVRNPDPKKDGVPLPFGLNPASTPVLGSAGATGLANLTTDWYTLGAIDESTPLVTLSVAGPVAATGINGVKRDGRTLFLEAGHRSENGAVQPLGRMVPLDAWTNNNWRNLRFPTADLPRGTNTVRVVIDDKVPSPDPVVVTPPRMTEMKTLQEFLGRDTVVALDFMVAFAFPCQHQVRAVNGLFERPEYRISPDYMATVLTSNTWQGWKTGGPLGVTDALYHEQIVPTYLRNKWAMDWGTLTKFTPWTAAEPAQLELGTATRTGWYTPGPMRSAPY from the coding sequence ATGAGCAGCGAGAACTCGACCGCGCCCGCGACGGTGCCGCCGGAGCAGCGCTACGGGAAGTGGCGGATCGTCGCCGCCGTGGCGGGCCTGCTGGGCTTCGTTCTGGCGATCCTCACGCCCTTCCTCCCCGTCAAGGAGACCACCACCGCGCTGCACTGGCCGCAGAACGGGCGGATCTCGAACGTCGAGGCGCCGCTGGTCTCGTACACGCCCGTGCGGCTCGACGTCTCGCTGCCGTGCTCCGTGGTCGACGGGCTGCCGGCGGCCGGGGGCACACTGCTGCGCACGCTGCCCGAGGACGGGCCGCGCCCGGGCCTGCAGGGCCTGGTGATCCGCGCCGACGCCCGGAACGTCATCATCGCCGACCGTGACGTGGCACTCGCGACCGCGAGCCGCGCCGACGTCGCGCGCGCCGGCACCGGCTGCGCCATCCGCTTCGTCTCCACCCCCGAGACGACGACGGCCGAGTTCACCGGCATGCCCGAGGGCTCACAGACCTCCAACCAGCTCTCGAACACCGTCGCCGATCCCAACCTGCGGCCGCAGATCGCCGGCTTCTACACCGACCTCCCCGCGTCGACGCCCGTGGCCGGGATCGACGTGAAGACGCAGGTCGACACCCGGTTCGTCACCACGCCGTCGACCATCAAGCTGATCGCGATCGTGGTGGGCATCGCCTCGATGCTCCTCTCGCTCGTGGCCCTCGGCTTCGTGGACATGCGCGACGGCCGCGGCCACATCCGCTTCATGCCGCAGGGCTGGCTGCGCCCGCGCCCCGTGGACTTCACCGTGATCGCCGTGCTCGGCGTCTGGTGGCTCATCGGTCCGAACACGTCCGACGACGGCTACCAGATCACGATGGCCACGCAGACGAAGTTCAGCGGCTACATGATCAACTACTTCCGCAGCTTCGGCGTGCCGGAGAACCCGGTCGGCTGGAACGACTACCTGTTCACCGCCATCTCGTACGTCACGACGGCGGCGCCCGCGATGCGCCTGCCCGGCTTGGTCCTCGGCCTGCTGACCTGGCTGGTGATCTCCCGCGAGATGATCCCGCGCCTCGGCCGCGCGGTGCGCAACAACCCCGCCGCGCTGTGGGCGGGCGCGGGTGGCTTCCTGCTGATCTGGCTCCCCCTCAACAACGGCCTGCGCCCCGAACCCGCGGTCGTGTTCTTCTCGCTGCTCACCTGGGTGTCGGTGGAGCGCGCGATCGCGACCGGCCGCATGCTGCCGGTCGCCATCGCGGTGCCGTGCGCCGCGCTGTGCGTGGGGGCCGCGCCCGGCGGCCTCATCGCGGTCGCCGCGCTGCTCGCGGCGTCGCGCCAGATCATCACGCGCATCGTCAAGCGCCGCGAGCGCGACGGGCTGCTGCCGATGATCGCTCCCATCCTGGCCTCGGGTATGGCGTACCTGTTCTACGCCTTCTTCACGCCGACCTTCTCCGCGCTCCGCGAGGCGATCTCGGTCAAGACCGTCACCGGTCCCACGCTGGACTGGTACGAGGAGGGGGTCCGGTACTACTACCTGATGCTCGAGACCGAGGACGGCTCAGCGGTGCGCCGCATCGGCGTTCTCACCGCGTTCCTCTGCCTGCTGACGGTGCTGACGTTCATGCTCCGGCGCAGGCGCCCGGCGGGCATCTCGGCGGGTCCGGTGTGGCGGCTCATGGCGGTCTTCTTCGCCACCGTGGTGCTGCTGGCCTTCACCCCGACCAAGTGGACGCACCACCTGGGCCTGTTCGCCGGTTACGCCGCGGGCATCGCTGCCGTCGCGGCGACGCTCACGATGGCGCCGATGATGCGCTCCAAACGCAACCGCGTCTTCTTCGCAGCGGCCGCGCTGTTCGTGGCGGCCATCTCGTTCGCGGCGCGCGTGGGCTACTACTGGGTGGGCACCTACGGCATCCCGTGGAACACCATGCCGCCGCAGCTCTTCGGGCTCGAGATCTCCTGGCTGCTGTTCTTCGCCTCGGTGCTCACCGCCCTGTACGGACTGTGGCTGCACTACCGGCGCGACTACGCCCCCGAGCCGACGAAGCCGCGCGGCCGCACCCTGCCGACCCTGGCGATCCTCACCATGCTCATGGTGCTGTTCGACATCGGGACCATGGCGAAGGGCGCGTACGCACAGCGGGGTAGCTTCTCCTGGACAGCGTCGAACGCCCGTGCGTTGCAGGGCAACACGTGCTCGATGGCGGACTACGTGCTGATGGAGACCGACCCGAACGCCGGGCAACTCAGGCCCGCGCCGCGGCCCGACGGTTCCGTGCCGAGCGCGGCGCAGGCGCTCGCCGGGAAGTCGACGGGCTTCTCCCCCACCGGGATTCCCGGCTGGCTCTCGCCGGTGAAGTCGAACCCCGGCCACAACACCGACGTCACCAACACCGACGTCCCCGAGACGGTGGGCGGCGTGCGGAACCCGGATCCGAAGAAGGACGGCGTCCCCCTTCCGTTCGGTCTGAACCCGGCGAGCACTCCCGTGCTGGGGTCCGCCGGTGCCACCGGGTTGGCGAACCTCACCACGGACTGGTACACGCTGGGCGCGATCGACGAGTCGACTCCACTGGTCACGCTGTCCGTGGCGGGGCCCGTGGCGGCGACCGGCATCAACGGCGTCAAGCGCGACGGCCGGACGCTGTTCCTCGAGGCCGGCCACCGGTCCGAGAACGGCGCGGTGCAGCCCCTGGGCCGCATGGTCCCGCTGGACGCGTGGACCAACAACAACTGGCGCAACCTCCGCTTCCCGACCGCCGACCTGCCGCGCGGCACGAACACGGTGCGCGTGGTGATCGACGACAAGGTCCCCTCGCCCGACCCCGTGGTGGTGACGCCGCCGCGGATGACGGAGATGAAGACGCTGCAGGAGTTCCTGGGCCGCGACACCGTCGTCGCCCTGGACTTCATGGTGGCCTTCGCCTTCCCCTGCCAGCACCAGGTGCGGGCCGTCAACGGCCTGTTCGAGCGGCCGGAGTACCGGATCTCGCCCGACTACATGGCGACCGTCCTCACCTCGAACACGTGGCAGGGGTGGAAGACCGGCGGCCCACTGGGCGTCACCGACGCGCTGTACCACGAGCAGATCGTGCCCACCTATCTCCGGAACAAGTGGGCGATGGACTGGGGCACGCTGACCAAGTTCACGCCGTGGACGGCCGCGGAGCCGGCGCAGTTGGAGCTCGGCACCGCGACCCGCACGGGCTGGTACACGCCGGGGCCGATGCGCTCCGCCCCATACTGA